A single Tissierella sp. DNA region contains:
- a CDS encoding ABC transporter ATP-binding protein, with amino-acid sequence MLEIKGISASYGPTKVLHDISLKAEEGKITTLIGGNGAGKTTTLNCIMGVVKSQGGSITWKGKDITNLKTPEIVKMGISLIPEGRHIFPDMTVVENLEMGAYIRKDKKNVIKEDMDEIFETFPVLKARYKQLAGTMSGGEQQMLAIGRSLMGSPELILMDEPSMGLAPIIVDEVFGIIEKIKNMGKTILLIEQNASVALNIAHYGYVIELGHIALKGTGKELLNNSEVEKAYLGL; translated from the coding sequence TGCTGGAAATAAAGGGAATTAGCGCAAGTTACGGACCAACTAAAGTACTCCATGATATTTCCTTAAAGGCAGAAGAAGGAAAAATAACAACTCTTATTGGTGGTAATGGAGCAGGAAAAACAACTACACTAAATTGTATTATGGGAGTTGTTAAATCTCAAGGCGGCAGTATTACCTGGAAAGGTAAAGACATTACAAATCTAAAAACACCTGAAATTGTTAAGATGGGTATATCTTTAATCCCAGAAGGAAGGCATATTTTTCCTGATATGACTGTTGTTGAAAATCTCGAAATGGGTGCCTATATCCGTAAAGATAAGAAAAATGTAATAAAAGAGGATATGGATGAAATTTTCGAGACATTTCCAGTACTAAAAGCTAGATATAAACAACTAGCAGGTACTATGTCAGGTGGAGAGCAACAGATGCTTGCAATCGGAAGATCTCTAATGGGTAGCCCTGAATTAATACTAATGGATGAGCCTTCAATGGGTTTAGCTCCTATAATAGTAGACGAAGTATTCGGTATTATTGAAAAGATAAAAAATATGGGAAAAACTATTTTACTTATAGAACAAAATGCTTCAGTGGCCTTGAATATTGCTCATTATGGTTATGTTATTGAGTTAGGACATATAGCTTTAAAAGGAACTGGAAAGGAATTGTTAAATAATTCCGAAGTAGAAAAGGCATACTTAGGCTTGTAA